The DNA region ATGCGCGCGCCGGCGATGTGGATCTCGCCGCGGTCGGGCTGCTCCAGCCAGTTCACGCAGCGCAGCAGCGTCGACTTGCCCGAGCCCGACGCGCCCAGGATGCTCACCACCTCGCCCTTGCGCACGACCAGGTCGATATCGCGCAGGACCTCGTAGCCGCCGAAGCTCTTGGACACGTTGCGGATGGAAACCGCCGGTAGTTCACTCATGTTCGAATCCTCGCCGCAGGCCCACGCGCCGTATTCCCCGCAGCATGGCCTCGATGCCGATGCCCAGCAGCCAATACAGGGCGACGGCGACGATGAAGGCCTCGACGGGAATGAAGTACCGCGCCTGCACGGAATTGGCCGCGGCGGTCAGCTCCGGCACGGTAATGATGCTCAGGAAAGAGGTGTCCTTCAGGCACAGGATGAGCTGGTTGCCCAGGACGCCCCGCGTGCGCAACGCCAGTTGCGGCAGCACGATGCGCAGGAAGGCCTTGCCGCGCCGGTAGCCGTGCGCGTAGGCGGCCTCCAGCGATCCCGGCGGCATCACCAGGCGTGCGCCGCGCAGGATCTCCGCGAAATAGGCGCCGTGATAGAGCGCCAGGCCGATCAGTCCCGCATCCCAGGCGCGCAAGCGCAGGCCCAGCGACGGCAGGCCGTAGTACAGCACGTAGACGAAGATCAGGAAGGGCAGCATGCGCAGCCCGTTGATCGCCGCGCGCAGCATGCGCCGCCAGGCGTTGTCGCGGCCTTCCAGCAGGAACAGCAGCGCGCAGCCCAGCAGGAAGGCGATCGCGCACGCGACGGCCGCGAGCAGCACGGTATTGCCGAAGCCCGCCGCGAAATCGGCGCGCGCGTCCCAGATGGTTTGCCAGCGATTCATCGCGTCCCCTTCCCCGCCCTACATCGCCAGGCGGCCGGCGCGGCGCTCGGCCAGCGCCTGCAGGCGCACCAGCAGGGCGATCAACAGCATGTACAGGACCGCGGCGGCCAGGATG from Bordetella genomosp. 10 includes:
- a CDS encoding amino acid ABC transporter permease, whose protein sequence is MNRWQTIWDARADFAAGFGNTVLLAAVACAIAFLLGCALLFLLEGRDNAWRRMLRAAINGLRMLPFLIFVYVLYYGLPSLGLRLRAWDAGLIGLALYHGAYFAEILRGARLVMPPGSLEAAYAHGYRRGKAFLRIVLPQLALRTRGVLGNQLILCLKDTSFLSIITVPELTAAANSVQARYFIPVEAFIVAVALYWLLGIGIEAMLRGIRRVGLRRGFEHE